A DNA window from Stutzerimonas stutzeri contains the following coding sequences:
- the bfr gene encoding bacterioferritin — protein sequence MQGQAPVIDYLKELLRGELAARDQYFLHSRMYADWGFTKLYERINHEMEEETQHADALLQRILFLEGTPDMTPEPINPGHTVPDMLRNDLALEYKVRAALAQGIELAEQHGDYPTRDILALQLQDTEEDHAYWLEQQLGLIDRIGLQNYLQTQAS from the coding sequence ATGCAAGGCCAGGCACCGGTAATCGACTATCTGAAAGAGCTTTTGCGCGGGGAATTGGCGGCACGCGATCAATACTTCCTGCACTCGCGGATGTACGCCGATTGGGGCTTTACCAAGCTCTACGAGCGCATCAATCACGAAATGGAAGAGGAGACCCAGCACGCTGACGCACTGCTGCAGCGTATCCTCTTTCTCGAAGGTACGCCGGACATGACGCCGGAGCCGATCAATCCGGGCCATACCGTGCCGGATATGCTGCGCAACGACCTGGCGCTTGAGTACAAGGTGCGCGCCGCGCTGGCGCAGGGCATCGAGCTGGCCGAACAGCACGGCGACTATCCGACCCGCGACATACTGGCGCTGCAACTGCAGGATACCGAGGAAGATCACGCCTACTGGCTGGAACAGCAGCTCGGCCTGATCGACCGCATCGGCCTGCAGAACTACCTGCAAACGCAAGCCAGCTGA
- the ada gene encoding bifunctional DNA-binding transcriptional regulator/O6-methylguanine-DNA methyltransferase Ada — MLDQNRCWQALCERDAAFDGRFVFAVRSTGIFCRPSCPARRPARERVVFYAEAATAEAAGFRPCRRCAPCGPSPSEQLDALVVAACRLLDASEAPLPLQQLATRIGLSPAYLSRAFKARTGMTPRAWSAARRRERLQAHLAEADSVLDAALAAGYSGTRAPYADAQALTPAQRRRKGAGETLRYALTPCPLGLLLVAVSGKGVCALLFGDSEDALEDELRSRFAAAQLQRDQDGLGEWLQAIVGQLEEPQRAAGLPLDLRGTAFQQQVWLALQQIPAGETRRYGELAATLGSHARAVARACASNPVGLLVPCHRVVGSQQALTGYRWGIERKAALLKREAQDEPGA; from the coding sequence ATGCTCGACCAGAACCGCTGCTGGCAAGCCCTTTGCGAACGTGATGCTGCCTTCGATGGGCGCTTCGTATTCGCCGTGCGCTCGACCGGCATTTTCTGTCGGCCCAGCTGCCCGGCACGCCGCCCAGCCCGCGAGCGGGTGGTGTTCTATGCCGAGGCTGCCACGGCCGAGGCGGCGGGCTTCCGCCCTTGCCGCCGCTGCGCGCCCTGCGGTCCCAGCCCGAGCGAGCAACTCGATGCGCTGGTGGTTGCCGCCTGTCGCCTGCTCGATGCGAGCGAGGCGCCGTTGCCGCTGCAGCAGCTGGCCACGCGCATTGGGCTGTCGCCGGCCTACCTGTCGCGGGCATTCAAGGCACGCACCGGCATGACTCCGCGGGCGTGGTCAGCAGCGCGCCGCCGCGAACGCCTGCAAGCCCATCTGGCCGAAGCCGACTCGGTACTCGATGCCGCCCTCGCCGCCGGCTACTCCGGCACGCGGGCACCCTATGCGGACGCGCAGGCGCTGACGCCGGCCCAGCGCCGACGCAAAGGCGCCGGCGAAACCCTGCGCTATGCCCTGACACCCTGCCCGCTCGGCCTGCTACTGGTCGCTGTCAGTGGCAAGGGCGTCTGCGCGCTGCTGTTCGGCGACAGTGAAGACGCCCTGGAAGACGAGTTGCGCTCACGCTTTGCCGCCGCGCAGCTGCAGCGCGACCAAGACGGCCTGGGTGAGTGGCTGCAGGCAATCGTCGGCCAACTGGAGGAACCACAGCGGGCCGCCGGCCTGCCGCTGGACTTGCGCGGTACGGCCTTCCAGCAGCAAGTCTGGCTGGCGCTGCAACAGATTCCCGCCGGGGAGACGCGGCGCTATGGAGAACTGGCAGCGACACTTGGCAGCCACGCCCGCGCCGTAGCCCGCGCCTGCGCCAGCAACCCCGTCGGATTGCTGGTGCCCTGTCACCGCGTGGTCGGTAGCCAGCAGGCGCTGACCGGTTATCGCTGGGGGATTGAGCGCAAGGCCGCGCTGCTCAAGCGCGAAGCACAGGACGAACCGGGAGCCTGA
- a CDS encoding efflux RND transporter periplasmic adaptor subunit yields the protein MTSTPAFPVPKTWLTVVVCALALLGGCSSGEEPAPEPPRMALVEPLQPAEPKTEALRFSGVVRSVTTTQLSFEVAGRIERIMIDEGTRVRRGQALAQLDRTDYRLQMREAEARLRQLEADLARKRTLLAEGILAPAAIEALQANTVAARVARDSAQRNIDHTTLTAPFDGVVARRLAEPDMVVAVGTPVFEMQDNRHIEVSVDLPESAALSIPLGPELQAEAELVIADLRLPLRYKEHSTQPREGARTYRLVLQGEPPEDFNLLPGMAMRVSLKRPPRPQMTDAGFRLPLSALQTDSDGKHFIWQADDGRARRHPVQLQRVDGDQALIHGDALQAQMPIIVAGGSKLHDDQPIEARERN from the coding sequence ATGACGTCAACGCCAGCATTCCCAGTGCCCAAGACCTGGTTGACGGTCGTCGTCTGCGCGCTAGCACTGCTCGGCGGTTGCTCGTCCGGGGAAGAGCCGGCGCCTGAACCGCCGAGGATGGCGCTGGTCGAGCCCTTGCAGCCCGCCGAACCAAAGACCGAAGCCTTGCGTTTCTCCGGCGTGGTACGCAGCGTGACCACCACCCAGCTGTCCTTCGAGGTGGCCGGGCGCATCGAGCGCATCATGATCGACGAAGGCACCCGCGTTCGTCGTGGTCAAGCACTGGCCCAGCTGGATCGCACCGACTATCGCCTGCAGATGCGCGAGGCCGAGGCGCGTTTGCGGCAGCTGGAAGCCGATCTGGCGCGCAAGCGCACCCTGCTCGCCGAAGGCATCCTCGCTCCGGCCGCCATTGAGGCTCTGCAGGCAAACACCGTGGCCGCCCGCGTGGCCCGCGATAGCGCCCAGCGCAATATCGATCACACCACCCTGACTGCACCGTTCGATGGTGTGGTGGCTCGCAGGCTGGCCGAACCTGACATGGTGGTCGCAGTCGGCACGCCGGTATTCGAAATGCAGGACAACCGTCATATCGAGGTCAGTGTCGACCTGCCGGAAAGCGCAGCGCTGAGCATTCCACTCGGGCCCGAGCTGCAGGCCGAGGCTGAACTGGTGATTGCCGACCTGCGCCTGCCGCTGCGCTACAAGGAACACAGCACCCAGCCACGCGAAGGCGCACGGACCTATCGACTGGTGCTGCAGGGCGAACCGCCGGAGGATTTCAACCTGCTGCCCGGCATGGCGATGCGCGTCAGCCTAAAACGCCCGCCACGGCCCCAGATGACCGACGCTGGCTTCCGCCTGCCGCTGTCAGCACTACAGACCGACAGCGACGGCAAACACTTCATTTGGCAGGCTGACGATGGCCGCGCGCGGCGCCATCCGGTTCAACTGCAGCGAGTCGATGGCGATCAGGCGCTGATTCACGGCGATGCTCTGCAGGCGCAGATGCCGATCATCGTCGCTGGCGGCAGCAAGCTGCACGACGACCAACCGATCGAAGCGCGGGAGCGGAACTGA
- a CDS encoding efflux transporter outer membrane subunit encodes MTAKALAAPLLLALALSACSSAPQHAEPQLPANWFSAAGTNAADAETLAAWWRQFDDPQLTALVSRAMQQNHDVRLAMARVTSARAQLRQSRAGLLPSFDLPGSASRQWVENDQDAEPGSPLADFIPDDDVISVDTWELALQATWELDLFGATRARRDSAAQQLRSAEAQTIAARLAVASNTAQGYLQLRALQGQRALLVEGIEVARELERIAGLLFYAGEVARLDVEATSAERTSLEADLDELDIHLAEAQLALDTLLAEPPGSTAARLAAGTPVPLAEQHIAPGQPIDLLRRRPDLIAEAARLDAAELQSLAARRDLFPKLAVQAAVGRSGFALGDAISSASNFARVGATFGLPLLDYPRRGAAIDLADAEGETAYIAFEQALARALEEVERGLTRMAGQQRRHVSLSRTREHRERAHRLAQRSYELGEANLSEVLDAQRGALQARQRALEGRTALATAQVALYVALGGGWQAGAADAADGGARSAEKTP; translated from the coding sequence ATGACTGCCAAGGCCCTGGCCGCCCCGCTGCTGCTCGCCCTGGCTCTGAGCGCCTGCTCCAGCGCACCGCAGCATGCCGAGCCGCAGCTGCCGGCAAACTGGTTCAGCGCCGCCGGTACAAACGCGGCGGATGCCGAGACGCTAGCCGCCTGGTGGCGCCAGTTCGATGACCCACAGCTCACCGCACTGGTCAGTCGTGCCATGCAACAGAACCACGATGTACGCCTGGCCATGGCCCGCGTCACCTCGGCACGGGCACAACTGCGCCAGTCGCGTGCCGGCTTGCTGCCCAGCTTCGACCTACCCGGCTCGGCCAGCCGCCAGTGGGTCGAGAACGACCAGGACGCCGAACCTGGCAGCCCGCTGGCCGATTTCATCCCCGACGATGACGTGATCAGCGTCGACACTTGGGAGCTGGCGCTGCAGGCGACCTGGGAGCTGGACCTGTTCGGCGCGACCCGCGCGCGGCGTGACAGTGCCGCCCAGCAATTGCGCTCAGCCGAAGCACAAACAATCGCCGCACGACTGGCGGTGGCCTCGAACACCGCGCAGGGCTATCTACAACTGCGCGCCCTGCAGGGCCAGCGCGCTTTGCTGGTCGAGGGCATCGAGGTGGCGCGCGAGCTGGAGCGCATCGCCGGACTGCTGTTTTACGCCGGCGAGGTGGCCCGACTCGACGTGGAAGCCACATCGGCCGAACGCACGTCGCTGGAAGCCGATCTGGACGAACTGGACATTCACCTGGCCGAGGCGCAGCTGGCGCTGGACACCCTGCTCGCCGAACCACCTGGCAGCACGGCTGCGCGCCTCGCCGCTGGCACGCCGGTTCCGCTGGCCGAGCAGCACATCGCACCCGGCCAGCCCATCGATCTCCTGCGCCGCCGCCCGGACCTCATCGCCGAAGCCGCACGGCTGGACGCCGCAGAGCTGCAATCACTGGCCGCGCGCCGCGACCTGTTCCCCAAACTGGCAGTGCAGGCCGCAGTGGGCCGCTCCGGCTTCGCCCTGGGCGATGCCATCTCCAGCGCCTCGAACTTCGCCCGAGTCGGTGCCACCTTCGGCCTGCCGCTGCTGGACTATCCACGCCGCGGCGCCGCCATCGACCTGGCCGATGCGGAGGGCGAGACGGCTTACATCGCCTTCGAACAGGCGCTGGCCCGCGCTCTGGAGGAAGTCGAACGCGGGTTGACGAGAATGGCCGGCCAGCAACGCCGGCACGTATCCCTCAGCCGCACCCGCGAGCATCGCGAACGCGCGCACCGGCTGGCGCAACGGAGCTATGAGTTGGGCGAGGCCAATTTGAGTGAGGTACTGGATGCGCAGCGTGGCGCACTGCAGGCCCGACAGCGCGCGCTGGAAGGCAGGACCGCGCTGGCGACGGCGCAGGTGGCGTTGTATGTGGCATTGGGGGGCGGGTGGCAGGCAGGGGCCGCGGATGCCGCAGATGGCGGAGCCAGGTCTGCGGAGAAAACACCCTGA
- a CDS encoding efflux RND transporter permease subunit encodes MDFARYAIQRPVNIWILVLICLLGGILAFFEIGRLEDPEFTIKQAIVNVQYPGATALEVEQQVTEPLESAIQQMSQIKEIRSRSMPGIAEIRVEMQDRYDGDALPQIWDELRNKVDDALGDLPPGIEPPQVNDDFGDVYGIFYALTGDGLTLKELHETAKDLRRALLTADGVGKVEIAGVQEERILVEVDQAQLAARGVGPDEIAAALADTDAAVDAGGVSAGEFFVRLRPSGAFDSLDELRALPVGQGPQRVELGAIATLSRDYAERPRQIIRHNAQPALTLGISGVSGANIVEVGHSVEAVLQANEHRMPLGAELHPLYEQHQIVDESVNSFALNVFLSVAIVVGVLCIAMGMRAGFIIGAVLFLTVLGTLLVMWVVGIELERISLGALIIAMGMLVDNAVVVCDGMLVRQRQGKSILEASQQTLQQTQWPLFGATIIGILAFAGIGLSQDTTGEFLFSLFFVIAVSLLLSWLLALLLVPLFGHYLLRKADTDEDPDAAYNGPWYNRYRRLAGGVLHRPWLTIGVLVLLTVVSAVIFTRLPQSFFPPSSTPLFYVNLFMPQGTHIRDTARTATDVEEYLAEMEGVSGVSSFIGAGASRFMLTYMPEQPNASLMHFLVRTEDAELIDGLVRQINQELPQRYPSADVTAAQFMFGPNAEAKLEARISGPDIDVLRAISAEGRKRLQDEGKVFNVRDDWRQQVLVLRPQLALDRLADAGLTRQAVARALAAGSEGQRVSLLRERDELIPVLLRAAPEDRVSSDDLLQRLIWSPAGNDYVPLAQVADAIEPTSEDSIIVRYDRERTISIRAEPRDGENTNEAHERIRPLIEEIELPVNYSLKWGGDYEQSSDAQQALASTLAVPYLAMVLVTVLLFAKVRQPLMIWLVVPMAICGVSFGLLLTGQAFGFMALLGLLSLTGMLIKNAVVLVDEIDRQIDDEVPRLTAIIEASASRLRPVMMAAGTTVLGMVPLLFDPFFANMAVTIMGGLGFATLLTLLAVPCLYLLFMKVRPEETA; translated from the coding sequence ATGGATTTCGCCCGTTACGCCATCCAACGCCCGGTCAACATCTGGATTCTGGTACTGATCTGTCTGCTCGGCGGCATCCTCGCCTTCTTCGAGATCGGCCGCCTGGAAGACCCTGAGTTCACCATCAAGCAGGCCATCGTCAATGTGCAGTACCCCGGCGCCACGGCGCTGGAGGTCGAGCAGCAGGTGACCGAGCCGCTGGAAAGCGCCATCCAGCAGATGTCGCAGATCAAGGAGATCCGCTCACGCTCGATGCCCGGCATCGCCGAAATCCGCGTGGAAATGCAGGACCGCTACGACGGCGATGCGCTGCCGCAGATCTGGGACGAGTTGCGGAACAAGGTCGATGACGCCTTGGGCGACCTGCCTCCGGGCATCGAGCCGCCACAGGTCAACGATGATTTCGGCGACGTTTACGGCATCTTCTACGCGCTGACCGGTGACGGCCTGACGCTCAAGGAGCTGCATGAAACCGCCAAGGACCTGCGTCGCGCCCTGCTCACCGCCGACGGCGTCGGCAAAGTGGAAATCGCCGGCGTGCAGGAAGAGCGCATCCTCGTGGAAGTCGACCAGGCACAGCTGGCGGCGCGTGGCGTCGGTCCGGACGAGATCGCTGCGGCGCTGGCCGACACCGATGCGGCGGTAGATGCCGGCGGGGTCAGTGCCGGCGAGTTCTTCGTACGATTGCGCCCGAGCGGCGCCTTCGATTCGCTCGACGAGCTGCGCGCGTTGCCGGTCGGCCAGGGGCCACAGCGGGTCGAGTTGGGTGCGATCGCCACACTCTCGCGCGACTACGCCGAACGGCCGCGGCAGATCATCCGCCACAATGCCCAGCCGGCACTGACGCTGGGCATCAGCGGGGTTTCCGGGGCGAACATCGTCGAAGTCGGGCACAGCGTCGAAGCGGTGCTGCAGGCCAACGAACACCGCATGCCGCTGGGCGCCGAACTGCATCCACTGTACGAGCAACACCAGATCGTCGACGAGTCGGTGAACAGCTTCGCGCTCAACGTATTCCTTTCGGTGGCCATCGTCGTCGGCGTGCTGTGCATCGCCATGGGCATGCGCGCCGGTTTCATCATCGGCGCGGTGCTGTTTCTCACGGTGCTCGGCACGCTGCTGGTGATGTGGGTGGTGGGTATCGAGCTGGAGCGGATCTCCCTCGGCGCACTGATCATTGCCATGGGCATGCTGGTGGACAACGCGGTGGTGGTTTGCGATGGCATGCTGGTGCGCCAGCGCCAGGGCAAGAGCATCCTCGAGGCGTCGCAACAAACACTGCAGCAGACGCAATGGCCGCTGTTCGGCGCGACCATCATCGGCATCCTCGCCTTCGCCGGCATTGGCCTGTCCCAGGACACCACCGGCGAGTTCCTCTTCTCGCTGTTCTTCGTCATCGCCGTATCGCTGCTGCTCAGCTGGCTGTTGGCGCTGCTGCTGGTACCGCTGTTCGGCCACTACCTGCTGCGCAAAGCCGATACCGACGAGGACCCCGACGCGGCTTACAACGGCCCTTGGTACAACCGCTATCGCCGGCTGGCCGGAGGTGTGCTGCATCGGCCCTGGCTGACCATCGGCGTGCTGGTGCTGCTGACCGTGGTCAGCGCAGTGATCTTCACGCGGCTGCCGCAAAGCTTCTTTCCGCCTTCGAGCACGCCGCTGTTCTACGTCAACCTGTTCATGCCGCAGGGCACGCATATCCGCGATACCGCGCGCACCGCCACTGACGTCGAGGAATACCTTGCCGAGATGGAAGGCGTCAGCGGAGTTTCCAGCTTCATCGGCGCCGGGGCCTCGCGCTTCATGCTGACCTACATGCCGGAGCAACCGAACGCCTCGCTGATGCACTTTCTCGTGCGCACCGAGGATGCCGAGCTGATCGACGGCCTGGTGCGGCAGATCAACCAGGAGCTGCCGCAGCGCTATCCCTCGGCCGATGTGACGGCCGCGCAGTTCATGTTCGGCCCCAACGCCGAGGCCAAGCTGGAGGCGCGCATCAGCGGCCCGGATATTGACGTGCTGCGAGCCATCTCCGCCGAAGGTCGCAAGCGGCTGCAGGATGAGGGCAAGGTGTTCAACGTGCGCGACGACTGGCGTCAGCAGGTTCTGGTGCTACGCCCGCAGTTGGCGCTGGATCGCCTGGCCGACGCTGGTCTGACGCGTCAGGCCGTGGCCCGCGCGCTGGCCGCTGGCAGCGAGGGCCAGCGGGTCAGCCTGTTACGCGAGCGCGACGAACTGATCCCGGTGCTACTGCGCGCCGCGCCTGAGGATCGCGTCAGCAGCGACGACCTGCTGCAACGACTGATCTGGAGCCCGGCAGGCAACGACTACGTGCCGCTGGCGCAAGTCGCCGACGCTATCGAGCCGACCAGCGAGGACAGCATCATCGTGCGCTACGACCGCGAGCGGACGATCTCCATTCGCGCCGAGCCGCGCGATGGCGAGAACACCAACGAGGCACACGAGCGCATTCGCCCGCTGATCGAAGAGATCGAACTGCCGGTCAACTACAGCCTGAAATGGGGCGGCGACTACGAGCAGTCCTCCGATGCCCAGCAGGCCCTCGCCAGTACGCTCGCGGTGCCCTATCTGGCAATGGTGCTGGTCACCGTGCTGCTGTTCGCCAAGGTACGTCAGCCGCTGATGATCTGGCTGGTGGTGCCCATGGCCATCTGTGGGGTGAGCTTCGGTCTGCTGCTCACCGGCCAGGCCTTCGGCTTCATGGCACTGCTCGGTCTGCTCAGCCTGACCGGCATGCTGATCAAGAATGCCGTGGTATTGGTAGACGAGATCGACCGGCAGATCGACGACGAAGTGCCGCGCCTGACCGCCATCATCGAGGCCTCGGCGTCACGCCTGCGTCCGGTGATGATGGCCGCCGGCACCACTGTGCTGGGCATGGTGCCGCTGCTGTTCGACCCGTTCTTCGCCAACATGGCCGTCACCATCATGGGCGGGCTGGGCTTCGCCACGCTGCTGACGCTGCTGGCGGTACCGTGCCTGTACCTGCTGTTCATGAAAGTGCGACCGGAGGAAACCGCATGA
- a CDS encoding PA4780 family RIO1-like protein kinase: MKTPKRLEPLIEDGLIDEVLRPLMSGKEAAVYVVRCGEELRCAKVYKEANKRSFRQAVKYQEGRKVRSSRDARAMAKGSKHGRKEKEDNWQNAEVAALFRLADAGVRVPKPYDFLDGVLLMEMIAGEDGDAAPRLNDVDLHPDDAREFHAFMIHEVVKMLCAGLVHGDLSEFNVLLDQHGPVIIDLPQAVDAAGNNHAFEMLERDVGNMSAYFGQFAPELRFTRYAKEMWALYEQGKLTTETELTGEFAEPEDAADIDAVMREIKATLAEQERREALRGADDAPKDEPPEPPWMRG, from the coding sequence ATGAAAACGCCTAAACGACTCGAACCGCTGATCGAGGATGGCCTGATCGACGAGGTGCTGCGGCCGCTGATGAGCGGCAAGGAAGCAGCGGTATACGTGGTGCGCTGCGGTGAAGAGCTGCGCTGCGCCAAGGTCTACAAGGAAGCCAACAAGCGCAGCTTCCGCCAGGCCGTGAAATACCAGGAAGGCCGCAAGGTCCGCAGCAGCCGCGACGCCCGCGCCATGGCCAAGGGCTCCAAGCACGGGCGCAAGGAGAAGGAAGACAACTGGCAGAACGCCGAGGTTGCGGCCTTGTTCCGCCTCGCTGATGCGGGCGTGCGGGTGCCCAAGCCGTACGACTTCCTCGATGGTGTGCTGCTGATGGAAATGATCGCTGGCGAGGATGGCGATGCGGCGCCGCGTCTTAATGACGTCGACCTGCATCCGGACGATGCCCGGGAATTCCACGCCTTCATGATCCACGAAGTGGTCAAGATGCTTTGCGCAGGGCTGGTGCACGGTGACCTGTCGGAATTCAACGTGCTCCTCGACCAGCATGGCCCGGTGATCATTGACCTGCCGCAGGCGGTGGATGCTGCCGGCAACAACCATGCGTTCGAAATGCTCGAGCGCGATGTCGGCAACATGTCGGCCTATTTTGGTCAGTTCGCGCCGGAACTCAGGTTCACCCGTTATGCCAAGGAAATGTGGGCACTGTACGAGCAGGGCAAGCTGACCACCGAGACCGAGCTGACCGGGGAGTTTGCCGAGCCCGAAGATGCCGCGGATATCGATGCGGTGATGCGGGAGATCAAGGCGACGTTGGCTGAGCAGGAGCGGCGCGAGGCCTTGCGAGGGGCGGATGATGCGCCGAAGGATGAGCCGCCTGAGCCGCCATGGATGAGAGGTTGA